A DNA window from Methylocystis heyeri contains the following coding sequences:
- the glcE gene encoding glycolate oxidase subunit GlcE, translated as MAFAPADEQELSQVVAAAAAEARPLRITGSGSKAGIGRPSIGEELSLRALSGVVLYEPEELVLIAGAATPIAGIEALLASHNQHLAFEPMDCGPLLGAGAGQGTVGGLVAVNASGPRRIKAGAARDHVLGFRCVTGRGEIVKSGGRVMKNVTGYDLSKLVAGSFGTLAALTQITLKTLPAPETSQTLVLLGTEEQAGLLALRKVSGAPLEASALALLPKGAAPLDLGENAAAIRLEGPEISVAQRLEDLRGLLKPFGGGVEILGGESSASLWRALRDAEPVASLDGHIWRVSVAPSDGFALVSALKESALPLLGYFYDWAGGLVWLCMADAEDAHAKPLRAAVDRLGGHATLIRASATTRAAVDVFHPQPPALAALSRRVKESFDPAHILERGRLRAEF; from the coding sequence ATGGCATTCGCGCCCGCCGACGAGCAAGAACTCTCGCAGGTCGTCGCCGCCGCGGCGGCGGAAGCCCGGCCCTTGCGGATAACCGGCTCCGGCTCGAAAGCCGGTATCGGCCGGCCGTCGATCGGCGAAGAGCTTTCGTTGCGGGCGTTGAGCGGCGTGGTTCTCTATGAGCCGGAAGAGCTGGTGCTGATCGCCGGCGCGGCGACGCCCATAGCCGGGATCGAGGCTCTGCTCGCCTCCCACAATCAGCATCTTGCCTTCGAGCCGATGGATTGCGGGCCGTTGCTCGGAGCCGGAGCAGGGCAGGGCACGGTGGGAGGCCTAGTCGCGGTCAACGCCTCGGGGCCGAGGCGCATCAAGGCCGGCGCCGCCCGCGATCATGTGCTCGGCTTTCGCTGCGTCACCGGGCGGGGCGAGATTGTGAAATCCGGCGGCCGGGTGATGAAGAACGTCACCGGCTACGACCTTTCAAAGCTCGTCGCAGGCTCTTTCGGCACCCTTGCCGCGTTGACGCAGATCACTCTGAAAACGCTGCCGGCCCCTGAGACCTCACAGACGCTTGTGCTGCTCGGAACCGAGGAGCAGGCGGGTCTCCTTGCGCTGCGCAAGGTCTCTGGCGCGCCGCTGGAGGCGAGCGCTCTGGCGCTGCTTCCCAAGGGCGCCGCGCCCCTTGACCTCGGCGAGAACGCCGCGGCAATCCGTCTCGAGGGGCCTGAGATTTCCGTGGCGCAAAGGCTCGAAGATTTGCGCGGCCTGTTGAAGCCTTTCGGCGGCGGGGTAGAAATTCTCGGCGGCGAAAGTTCGGCGTCGCTGTGGCGGGCGCTGCGCGACGCAGAGCCGGTCGCAAGCCTCGATGGCCATATCTGGCGCGTTTCGGTTGCGCCAAGCGACGGCTTCGCTCTCGTCAGCGCGCTGAAAGAAAGCGCCCTGCCGCTGCTGGGTTATTTCTATGATTGGGCGGGCGGCCTGGTGTGGCTGTGCATGGCGGATGCAGAGGACGCTCACGCAAAGCCTTTGCGCGCGGCCGTCGACCGGCTTGGCGGACATGCGACGCTCATTCGCGCCAGCGCGACAACGCGCGCGGCGGTCGATGTGTTCCATCCCCAGCCGCCGGCCTTGGCCGCGCTCTCGAGGCGCGTGAAGGAAAGCTTCGATCCGGCGCATATTCTGGAGCGTGGGCGCTTGCGGGCGGAGTTTTAA
- a CDS encoding FAD-linked oxidase C-terminal domain-containing protein, with amino-acid sequence MPLLMPAPEPEILSRRSELLTRLAQILPAQNVIADETARRAYECDAFTMYRALPLVVVLPETVPQVQSILALAQEMNVKVVPRGGGTSLSGGSMPLEDGILLGMSKFNRILEIDYENRCARVQPGVQNLAISKAVEHAGFYYAPDPSSQIACSIGGNVAENAGGVHCLKYGLTTNNILGLEVVLMGGEILRLGGKHLDSEMYDLLGLMTGSEGLLGVVTEVTVRILQKPPVARGLLLGFASVEAGARCVGAIIAQGIIPGGMEMMDKATIRAVERFQPCGYPQDAAAIVIVELDGTPAEVDHLVGVVEKIARAEGATTTKVSNSEAERLQFWAGRKNAFPAVSCIGPDYLCMDGTIPRKRLPEVLTGMDELAKKHGLRVANVFHAGDGNLHPLILYDASIEGDIERAENLGADILRLCVAVGGVLTGEHGVGVEKRDLMGEMFNEIDLAQQMRVKCAFDPSGRLNPGKVFPELHRCAELGAMHVVGGALPFPDLPRF; translated from the coding sequence ATGCCTCTGTTGATGCCGGCGCCGGAGCCGGAGATTCTCTCCCGCCGCTCCGAACTGCTGACGCGTCTCGCGCAGATCCTCCCGGCGCAGAACGTTATCGCCGACGAGACTGCGCGCCGCGCCTATGAATGCGACGCCTTCACCATGTATCGCGCGCTGCCGCTGGTGGTGGTCCTGCCGGAGACCGTGCCGCAGGTTCAGTCGATATTGGCGCTGGCGCAGGAGATGAACGTCAAGGTGGTGCCGCGAGGCGGCGGCACTTCGCTCTCGGGCGGCTCCATGCCTCTCGAAGACGGTATTCTTCTGGGAATGTCGAAGTTCAATCGCATTCTCGAAATCGATTACGAGAACCGCTGCGCGCGGGTGCAGCCGGGAGTTCAGAACCTCGCCATTTCCAAAGCGGTGGAGCATGCCGGCTTCTATTACGCGCCCGATCCATCTTCGCAGATCGCCTGTTCGATCGGCGGCAATGTCGCCGAGAACGCAGGCGGCGTCCATTGCCTCAAATATGGGTTGACCACTAATAACATCCTCGGCCTCGAAGTCGTGCTGATGGGCGGCGAAATCCTGCGCCTCGGCGGCAAGCATCTCGACAGCGAGATGTACGATCTTCTCGGCCTCATGACCGGCTCGGAAGGCCTGCTCGGCGTCGTGACCGAAGTGACGGTGCGCATTCTGCAAAAGCCTCCCGTTGCGCGGGGGCTTCTGCTGGGATTTGCCAGCGTCGAGGCCGGCGCGCGCTGCGTCGGCGCCATCATCGCGCAAGGGATCATTCCCGGCGGCATGGAAATGATGGACAAGGCCACAATAAGGGCGGTGGAGCGCTTTCAGCCCTGCGGCTATCCGCAGGACGCGGCGGCTATCGTCATCGTCGAGCTCGATGGAACGCCGGCGGAGGTCGATCATCTGGTCGGCGTGGTCGAGAAAATCGCGCGCGCGGAAGGGGCGACAACGACAAAAGTTTCGAACAGCGAGGCCGAGCGCCTGCAATTCTGGGCGGGACGCAAGAACGCCTTTCCGGCGGTGAGCTGCATCGGCCCGGATTATCTCTGCATGGACGGGACCATTCCGCGCAAGCGCTTGCCCGAGGTGCTGACCGGCATGGACGAGCTGGCCAAAAAACACGGGCTTCGCGTCGCCAATGTGTTTCACGCCGGCGACGGCAATCTCCATCCGCTCATCCTTTATGACGCCTCGATCGAGGGCGACATCGAGCGCGCGGAAAATCTCGGCGCTGACATATTGCGGCTCTGCGTCGCCGTCGGCGGCGTGCTGACCGGCGAGCATGGCGTCGGGGTGGAAAAGCGCGACCTCATGGGCGAGATGTTCAACGAGATCGACCTCGCCCAGCAGATGCGGGTCAAATGCGCTTTCGACCCTTCCGGGCGGCTCAACCCCGGCAAAGTGTTTCCCGAGCTGCATCGCTGCGCGGAGCTGGGCGCAATGCATGTCGTCGGGGGCGCGCTGCCCTTTCCCGATCTGCCGAGGTTCTGA
- a CDS encoding glycerate kinase type-2 family protein has protein sequence MTIDHRQLLREMFDAAVGAAHPSVCVPPFLAGIEPPKGRTIVVGAGKAAAAMAAAVEAHYPGPVEGLVVTRYDHGAPTRHIEVIEASHPVPDAAGREAAARVFQRVQGLTSDDLVLALISGGGSALMALPAEGVTLEEKQAVNKALLRSGANISEMNCVRKHLSAIKGGRLARAAAPARVVALMISDVPNDDLSVIASGPTVPDATTRHDALAVLAKYKIEAPAAVLAHLNSPACETPKPGDPIFERVQNILIATPQGSLDAAAAVAKRGGFTPCILGDLEGESRDVALVHAGIARQIALHGQPFEPPVAIISGGETTVTVRGDGKGGRDAEFLLGLTLALEGFGGISAIACDTDGIDGVETNAGAIMTADSYARAQKAGVDLKALFANNDAFTAFEKLGDLVVTGPTRTNVNDFRVILVPKRV, from the coding sequence ATGACCATCGACCACCGCCAGCTTCTCCGCGAAATGTTCGACGCCGCCGTGGGCGCGGCCCATCCCTCGGTCTGCGTGCCGCCTTTTCTGGCCGGGATCGAGCCGCCCAAGGGCCGCACCATCGTCGTAGGCGCGGGCAAGGCCGCCGCCGCCATGGCCGCCGCCGTCGAAGCGCATTATCCCGGCCCGGTCGAAGGGCTGGTCGTCACCCGCTATGATCACGGCGCGCCGACCAGACATATCGAGGTCATCGAGGCCTCCCATCCGGTGCCGGACGCCGCCGGGCGCGAAGCCGCCGCGCGGGTGTTCCAGCGGGTGCAGGGGCTGACCAGCGACGATCTGGTTCTGGCGCTAATCTCCGGCGGCGGTTCGGCGCTGATGGCGCTGCCGGCCGAGGGCGTGACGCTGGAAGAAAAACAGGCCGTCAACAAGGCGCTCCTCAGAAGCGGCGCCAATATTTCCGAGATGAATTGCGTGCGCAAACATCTCTCGGCGATCAAGGGCGGCCGTCTCGCCCGCGCCGCCGCGCCGGCGCGCGTCGTGGCGCTGATGATCTCGGATGTGCCCAACGACGATCTTTCGGTGATCGCCTCGGGCCCGACGGTTCCCGACGCCACCACCCGGCACGATGCGCTCGCGGTCCTCGCCAAATATAAGATCGAGGCGCCCGCGGCCGTCCTCGCGCATCTGAACAGCCCCGCCTGCGAAACCCCCAAGCCGGGCGATCCCATCTTCGAGCGGGTCCAGAACATCCTCATCGCCACGCCTCAAGGGTCGCTCGACGCTGCGGCGGCGGTGGCCAAAAGGGGCGGCTTTACGCCTTGTATCCTCGGCGATCTCGAAGGGGAATCGCGCGACGTCGCGCTGGTTCACGCCGGCATTGCGCGCCAGATCGCGCTGCATGGCCAGCCCTTCGAGCCGCCGGTCGCGATCATTTCCGGCGGCGAGACCACTGTGACGGTGCGCGGCGACGGCAAGGGCGGCCGCGACGCCGAATTCCTGCTCGGCCTCACTCTGGCGCTGGAAGGTTTCGGCGGAATTTCGGCCATCGCCTGCGACACCGACGGCATCGACGGGGTCGAGACCAACGCCGGCGCCATCATGACGGCCGACAGCTACGCCCGGGCGCAAAAGGCCGGCGTCGATCTCAAGGCGCTGTTCGCCAATAACGACGCCTTCACCGCTTTTGAAAAACTGGGCGATCTCGTCGTCACTGGGCCGACGCGGACCAATGTGAACGACTTCCGCGTGATCCTCGTGCCGAAGCGGGTGTGA
- a CDS encoding DUF3142 domain-containing protein: MKRLILVVLALLGPAASAGAESEVRAADYDAYWLWAGVRSRPGLEAAKTLYLLQGEIAEDASGAVRLRAQGATEPGPHRPRLWLVYRVRSLAWRPEVVAGVRRRFALWRAQPGDVAGVQVDFDASTRGLQQYTAFLRELRSALPPDCALSVTGLMDWASQARPEDIDALAGSVDELVFQTYRGRETVPDIDAYVARLKRLHTPFRLGLAEGAQWRSADALAAHPYFRGYVVFLRNQH; the protein is encoded by the coding sequence ATGAAGCGGCTGATCCTCGTCGTGCTCGCTCTGCTCGGCCCGGCCGCCTCCGCGGGCGCCGAAAGCGAGGTGCGCGCCGCGGATTACGACGCCTATTGGCTCTGGGCGGGCGTCAGATCCCGCCCCGGATTAGAGGCGGCCAAGACGCTCTATCTGTTGCAGGGCGAGATCGCCGAGGACGCTTCCGGCGCCGTGCGGCTGCGGGCGCAGGGGGCGACCGAGCCCGGCCCGCATCGTCCGCGCCTCTGGCTGGTCTACCGCGTCCGCAGCCTCGCCTGGAGGCCGGAAGTCGTCGCCGGCGTGCGCCGCCGCTTCGCGCTCTGGCGCGCCCAGCCCGGCGATGTGGCGGGAGTGCAGGTGGATTTCGACGCCTCGACCCGCGGGCTGCAGCAATACACGGCCTTCCTGCGGGAGTTGCGGTCGGCCCTGCCGCCCGATTGCGCGCTCAGCGTCACCGGCCTGATGGACTGGGCCTCGCAGGCGCGGCCGGAGGATATCGACGCGCTCGCCGGCAGCGTCGACGAGCTGGTCTTTCAGACCTATCGCGGCCGCGAGACCGTGCCCGATATCGACGCCTATGTCGCGCGGCTCAAGCGTCTGCATACGCCGTTTCGCCTCGGCCTCGCCGAAGGGGCGCAATGGCGCTCGGCCGACGCGCTCGCAGCGCATCCCTACTTCCGCGGCTATGTCGTCTTTCTCCGCAACCAGCATTGA
- a CDS encoding HpcH/HpaI aldolase/citrate lyase family protein → MSFTLIEQATPRLHRSELAVPGSAPGMFEKAAQSKADQIFLDLEDAVAPDDKEQARKNIIQGLNDIDWGKKVMTLRINGLDTQYCYRDVVDVLENCPRLDVVLIPKVGVPADVYAIDMMITQIEQYKKRTKKIGIEILIETALGMANVEAIAQSSKRLEAMSFGVADYAASTRARTTVIGGVNPDYGVLTDKDKDGNRDYYWMDQWHAAQTRMMVACRAYGLRPIDGPFGDFNDPEGYKAAAKRAAVLGYEGKWAIHPSQIELANEVFTPSEAEVTKARRILEAMAQAAKEGKGAVSLDGRLIDIASIRMAEALIEKADAMASA, encoded by the coding sequence ATGAGCTTTACACTGATCGAACAGGCGACCCCGCGTCTGCACCGCTCCGAGCTGGCCGTGCCGGGTTCGGCGCCGGGCATGTTCGAAAAGGCCGCGCAGTCCAAGGCCGACCAGATCTTCCTCGACCTCGAAGACGCCGTCGCTCCGGACGACAAGGAGCAGGCGCGCAAGAACATCATCCAGGGCCTCAACGACATCGACTGGGGCAAGAAGGTGATGACGCTGCGCATCAACGGCCTCGACACGCAGTATTGCTACCGCGACGTCGTGGACGTGCTTGAGAACTGCCCGCGTCTCGACGTGGTGCTGATTCCCAAGGTCGGCGTGCCGGCGGACGTCTACGCGATCGACATGATGATCACGCAGATCGAGCAGTACAAGAAGCGCACCAAGAAGATCGGCATCGAAATCCTGATCGAGACCGCTCTCGGCATGGCCAATGTCGAAGCCATCGCCCAGTCCTCCAAGCGCCTTGAGGCCATGTCCTTCGGCGTCGCCGACTATGCCGCCTCGACCCGCGCCCGCACCACCGTCATCGGCGGCGTGAACCCGGACTACGGCGTTCTGACCGACAAGGACAAGGACGGCAACCGCGACTACTACTGGATGGACCAGTGGCACGCCGCCCAGACCCGCATGATGGTGGCCTGCCGCGCCTATGGCCTGCGCCCGATCGACGGCCCGTTCGGCGACTTCAACGATCCGGAAGGCTATAAGGCCGCCGCCAAGCGCGCCGCGGTGCTCGGCTATGAGGGCAAGTGGGCGATTCATCCCTCGCAGATCGAGCTGGCCAACGAGGTGTTCACCCCGTCGGAAGCCGAAGTGACCAAGGCCCGCCGCATCCTCGAGGCGATGGCTCAGGCCGCGAAGGAAGGCAAGGGCGCGGTTTCGCTCGACGGCCGCCTCATCGACATCGCCTCGATCCGCATGGCCGAGGCCCTGATCGAAAAGGCCGACGCGATGGCCTCCGCCTGA
- a CDS encoding phosphoenolpyruvate carboxylase: MTEASQEIPPVVAPSAFATRSAKEASAYLIDQLVSVVKRHMPQIDPVLRGFAAGSNLTDYEMGRALQAQGILFQLVSIAEQAYAMRRRRFIERERGHDQLLGTFDQVLSAAAKAGVSADEIRAQLHALRIRPVITAHPTEAKRVSILEKNRRIYLLMRDLESTRWTDRERNALAAQVRDQIELLFLTGDLHLEKPTVEHEVAWGQHFFSETIFDLAPDLLAAFERALEKHYPNETFEVSPFFQFGSWIGGDRDGNPFVTNAVTRKTMSDNALASLGYYRQRIVELGRMLSLSPRAAHIPQKLRDDLERRLNALKDASSIRSRNQMEPYRQFCNLILYKLDQTLRATRGEAPADLRYSNADELIAELRFIEECLIEGRSATLASDLVRPLRRAVEIFRFSTVRLDLRENTTRTTAALCDLWRATQEGEPPGVETPEWRAWLDAQLQTPPLSADEREKFSSDTRETIETFELVAELQSRLDREAFGSFVLSMTHSAADVLGAYVLAKEAGLVRQGSKGVYCTLPIVPLFETISDLQDAPAIMRELLQIPLVRSSAKSQGDLQEVMIGYSDSNKDGGFLPSNWELYKAQARLTAVGIEEGVAIAFFHGRGGSVSRGGAPTGQAIAAQPAGSIRGRFRVTEQGEVVSFKYANRGTAAYQMELLASSVFMHALKSEREDALIPRAEFEEAFEEMSVAALDAYTKFIGDPGLVAYFQAASPLEEISMLNIGSRPARRFGARSLADLRAIPWVFAWAQNRHAITSWYGVGSGLKVFLDARGDKGLELLRRMYDQSRLFKLVLDEVEKALMMVDISIARAYASLVADEELRARIFSTIEAEYELTRSVVLRVTGAEQIGDRFPALRARLADRLPTINEVNREQVELLRRFRNTEDEAAREAIKVPLLLSISCIAAGLGATG; this comes from the coding sequence ATGACTGAAGCTTCTCAGGAAATCCCGCCCGTCGTCGCGCCGTCCGCCTTCGCGACGCGCTCGGCCAAGGAGGCTTCGGCCTATCTCATCGATCAGCTGGTGTCGGTGGTGAAGCGCCACATGCCCCAGATCGATCCGGTGCTGCGCGGTTTTGCGGCGGGCTCGAACCTGACCGATTACGAGATGGGTCGCGCCCTGCAGGCGCAGGGGATCTTGTTCCAGCTCGTCTCCATCGCCGAGCAGGCCTATGCCATGCGCCGCCGGCGCTTCATAGAGCGCGAGCGCGGCCACGACCAGCTGCTCGGCACCTTCGACCAGGTTCTGTCGGCCGCGGCCAAGGCGGGCGTCTCCGCCGACGAAATTCGCGCCCAGCTGCACGCCCTGCGGATACGCCCGGTGATCACGGCGCATCCCACCGAGGCCAAGCGCGTATCGATCCTCGAGAAGAACCGCCGCATCTATCTGCTGATGCGCGATCTCGAATCGACCCGCTGGACCGACCGGGAGCGCAATGCGCTCGCGGCCCAGGTGCGCGACCAGATCGAGCTGCTGTTCCTCACCGGAGACCTTCATCTCGAAAAGCCCACCGTCGAGCACGAGGTCGCCTGGGGCCAGCATTTCTTCTCGGAAACGATCTTCGATCTCGCGCCCGATCTCCTCGCGGCTTTCGAGCGGGCGCTGGAAAAGCATTATCCCAACGAGACATTCGAGGTCTCGCCCTTCTTCCAGTTCGGCTCATGGATCGGCGGCGACCGGGACGGCAATCCTTTCGTCACCAATGCGGTGACGCGCAAGACGATGAGCGACAACGCGCTCGCGAGCCTCGGCTATTATCGCCAGCGCATCGTCGAACTGGGACGGATGCTGTCGCTCAGCCCCCGCGCCGCCCATATTCCGCAGAAGCTCCGCGACGATCTGGAGCGCCGCCTGAATGCGCTGAAGGATGCGAGCTCCATCCGCAGCCGCAACCAGATGGAGCCCTATCGGCAGTTCTGCAATCTCATCCTCTACAAGCTCGATCAGACGCTCCGGGCCACGAGGGGCGAAGCGCCGGCCGATCTGCGCTACAGCAACGCCGACGAACTCATCGCGGAGCTTCGGTTCATCGAAGAATGCCTGATCGAAGGCAGGTCGGCGACTCTCGCCAGCGATCTGGTGCGGCCGCTGCGGCGCGCGGTCGAGATATTCCGCTTTTCCACCGTGCGCCTCGATCTGCGTGAGAACACCACCCGCACTACAGCAGCGCTGTGCGATTTGTGGCGCGCCACCCAGGAGGGCGAGCCGCCGGGAGTGGAGACGCCGGAATGGCGCGCCTGGCTCGACGCCCAGCTCCAGACGCCGCCGCTCAGCGCCGACGAACGCGAGAAATTCTCGAGCGACACGCGCGAGACCATCGAGACGTTCGAACTCGTGGCCGAGCTGCAGAGCCGGCTCGACCGCGAAGCTTTCGGCAGCTTCGTCCTTTCGATGACGCACAGCGCGGCCGACGTGCTCGGCGCCTATGTGCTGGCGAAGGAAGCCGGGTTGGTGCGCCAGGGTTCGAAGGGCGTCTACTGCACCCTGCCCATCGTTCCGCTGTTCGAGACCATCTCCGATCTGCAGGACGCTCCAGCAATCATGCGCGAGCTTCTCCAAATTCCGCTCGTGCGCTCCAGCGCCAAATCGCAGGGCGATTTGCAGGAGGTGATGATCGGCTATTCGGACAGCAACAAGGACGGAGGTTTCCTGCCGTCGAACTGGGAGCTCTACAAGGCTCAGGCGCGTCTGACCGCCGTGGGAATTGAAGAAGGCGTCGCCATCGCCTTCTTCCACGGGCGCGGCGGCTCGGTGAGCCGCGGCGGGGCGCCCACCGGCCAGGCGATTGCGGCGCAACCGGCGGGTTCGATCAGGGGGCGTTTCCGCGTCACCGAACAGGGCGAGGTGGTCTCGTTCAAATACGCCAATCGGGGCACCGCCGCCTATCAGATGGAGCTTCTCGCTTCTTCCGTCTTCATGCATGCGCTGAAGTCGGAGCGCGAGGACGCGCTGATCCCGCGGGCCGAGTTCGAGGAAGCCTTCGAGGAAATGTCGGTCGCCGCGTTGGACGCCTACACCAAATTCATCGGCGATCCTGGTCTCGTCGCCTATTTCCAGGCCGCGAGCCCGCTGGAGGAAATCTCCATGCTCAACATAGGGTCGCGCCCGGCGCGGCGCTTCGGCGCCCGCAGCCTCGCGGACCTGCGCGCCATTCCCTGGGTCTTCGCCTGGGCTCAGAACCGCCATGCGATCACCAGCTGGTACGGCGTCGGCTCTGGCCTCAAGGTCTTTCTGGATGCGCGCGGCGACAAGGGTTTGGAGCTGCTGCGGCGCATGTACGACCAGTCGCGGCTGTTCAAGCTGGTTCTCGACGAGGTCGAAAAGGCCTTGATGATGGTCGATATTTCGATCGCCCGGGCCTATGCCTCGCTGGTCGCCGACGAAGAATTGCGGGCGAGAATCTTCTCGACCATCGAGGCGGAGTATGAGCTGACCCGGTCTGTGGTTCTGCGCGTCACCGGCGCCGAGCAGATCGGGGATCGTTTTCCCGCCCTTCGCGCAAGGCTCGCCGACCGTCTGCCGACCATCAACGAAGTCAATCGCGAGCAGGTCGAGCTGTTGCGACGCTTCCGCAATACGGAAGACGAGGCCGCGAGAGAAGCGATCAAGGTTCCACTGCTGCTCTCGATCAGCTGCATCGCAGCCGGTCTCGGCGCCACCGGCTAG
- the sucD gene encoding succinate--CoA ligase subunit alpha produces MSILIDEKTPILVQGITGDKGSFHTKEMLDYGSKIVAGVTPGKGGKSVHGVPVFNTVKDAVKETGAQASIVFVAPPFAADAIMEAADGGIRLICAITDGIPAQDMMRVKRYFMRYPKDRRPMMVGPNCAGIISPGKAMLGIMPGHIYKQGNVGLITRSGTLGYEAAAQLKELGIGVSTSVGIGGDPINGSSFLDHLVLFDKDPETEAVLIIGEIGGPQEAEASAWIKENFSKPVIGFVAGLTAPKGRRMGHAGAIISSTGDSAAEKTEIMRSYGLAVAPSPSEFGETVAKVLKRA; encoded by the coding sequence ATGAGCATTCTTATCGACGAGAAGACGCCGATTCTGGTGCAGGGCATCACCGGCGACAAGGGCAGCTTCCATACCAAGGAAATGCTCGACTACGGCAGCAAGATCGTCGCCGGCGTGACGCCCGGCAAGGGCGGCAAGAGCGTCCATGGCGTTCCGGTGTTCAATACGGTCAAGGACGCCGTGAAGGAGACCGGCGCCCAGGCCAGCATCGTTTTCGTCGCTCCGCCTTTCGCCGCGGACGCGATCATGGAGGCGGCGGACGGCGGCATCCGCCTGATCTGCGCGATAACGGACGGCATTCCGGCCCAGGACATGATGCGCGTGAAGCGCTATTTCATGCGCTATCCCAAGGATCGCCGGCCCATGATGGTCGGCCCCAATTGCGCGGGCATCATCAGCCCCGGCAAGGCCATGCTCGGCATCATGCCCGGCCACATCTACAAGCAGGGCAATGTGGGCCTGATCACCCGCTCGGGAACGCTCGGCTACGAGGCGGCGGCCCAGCTCAAGGAACTGGGCATCGGCGTCTCCACCTCGGTCGGCATCGGCGGCGACCCCATCAACGGCTCGTCCTTCCTCGATCATCTGGTTCTCTTCGACAAGGACCCTGAGACCGAGGCCGTGCTGATCATCGGCGAGATCGGCGGCCCGCAGGAAGCCGAGGCTTCCGCCTGGATCAAGGAAAACTTCTCCAAGCCGGTGATCGGCTTCGTCGCCGGCCTCACGGCGCCGAAGGGACGCCGCATGGGGCACGCCGGCGCGATCATCTCCTCGACCGGCGACAGCGCCGCCGAGAAGACGGAAATCATGCGTTCCTACGGTCTTGCGGTCGCGCCGAGTCCTTCGGAGTTCGGCGAGACGGTGGCGAAGGTGCTGAAGCGGGCCTGA
- a CDS encoding malate--CoA ligase subunit beta, which yields MDVHEYQAKELLAAHGVAIPPGTIAFSPDQAVYAATELGGSNWVVKAQIHAGARGKAGGVRFCRTYHEVQQAAREMLGKRLVTAQTGPEGKPVQRVYIELADPYEREIYLGYVLDRKLERVRVIASKHGGMEIEEIAKNTPDELLQVIVEPAVGLQPFQARELAFQLGLNLKQVSRAVQTILGAYRAFRDCDATMLEINPLVVTKDDKVLALDAKMSFDDNALFRRRNIVDMNDPSQSDPREAQAAEHSLNYIGLDGEIGCIVNGAGLAMATMDMIKHAGGSPANFLDVGGGASPERVATAFRLVLSDQNVKAVLVNIFAGINRCDWVAQGVVDAVRETNISVPLIVRLAGTNVEAGNKIIAESGIPIITAATLKEAADKAVAAIKNAG from the coding sequence ATGGACGTCCATGAGTATCAAGCCAAGGAACTCCTTGCCGCCCACGGCGTAGCTATTCCGCCCGGCACGATCGCCTTCAGTCCCGATCAGGCCGTCTACGCCGCGACCGAGCTCGGCGGCTCCAACTGGGTGGTGAAGGCGCAGATCCACGCCGGCGCGCGTGGCAAGGCGGGCGGCGTCCGTTTCTGTCGCACCTATCACGAAGTCCAGCAGGCGGCTCGAGAGATGCTGGGCAAGCGCCTGGTCACCGCCCAGACCGGCCCCGAGGGCAAGCCGGTTCAGCGGGTCTACATCGAACTCGCCGACCCTTACGAGCGCGAGATCTATCTCGGCTATGTGCTCGACCGCAAACTGGAGCGCGTTCGCGTCATCGCCTCCAAGCATGGCGGCATGGAGATCGAGGAGATCGCCAAGAACACGCCCGACGAGCTGCTTCAGGTCATCGTGGAGCCGGCGGTCGGACTTCAGCCGTTCCAGGCGCGCGAACTCGCCTTCCAGCTGGGACTCAACCTCAAGCAGGTTTCGCGCGCGGTGCAGACCATTCTCGGGGCCTATCGCGCCTTCCGCGACTGCGACGCGACCATGCTGGAGATCAATCCGCTGGTCGTGACCAAGGACGACAAGGTGCTGGCGCTCGACGCCAAAATGTCCTTCGACGACAATGCGCTGTTCCGCCGCCGCAACATCGTCGACATGAACGATCCGTCCCAGTCCGATCCGCGCGAGGCGCAGGCGGCCGAGCACAGCCTGAACTACATCGGGCTCGACGGCGAGATCGGCTGCATCGTCAACGGCGCCGGCCTCGCCATGGCGACGATGGACATGATCAAGCACGCCGGCGGCAGCCCGGCCAACTTCCTCGACGTCGGCGGCGGCGCCTCTCCCGAGCGCGTGGCGACGGCTTTCCGGCTCGTGCTTTCGGACCAGAACGTCAAGGCCGTTCTCGTCAACATCTTCGCAGGCATCAACCGCTGCGACTGGGTAGCCCAGGGCGTCGTCGACGCCGTGCGCGAAACCAATATCTCCGTCCCCCTGATCGTGCGTCTGGCCGGCACCAATGTCGAGGCCGGCAACAAGATCATCGCGGAAAGCGGCATTCCGATCATCACCGCCGCAACGCTGAAGGAAGCGGCCGACAAGGCCGTGGCCGCCATCAAGAACGCGGGCTGA